The Lolium rigidum isolate FL_2022 chromosome 1, APGP_CSIRO_Lrig_0.1, whole genome shotgun sequence region GCGACAAGAAGGTGAAGCATGCCTGCAACTGCCACCCACCGTTCACTTTGGAGATCCAACAGTCAGTAAGCATTCGTTCCCAAAAATCAAAATTCGCTCattaaaaaagttcaaaaaaatataTGCAAATGTTCAGCTCAGCAGTTGAACTATTAACAATAAGATACAACGCTTGGCACGTTTTACATCACCGAAATGAATCGGAGTGGAATCTAACAGCCTGCGAATGGCATCCCACTACACCACAACACGATAAAGAGATCGAGCTGCATACAAATATGTATGCGCGCGCGTATTATACTTCACACACAGAAAAAATAGATGCAAATATTCATCAAATGAACTAGCTGCAGTACTGCTATTGCATGTTACAGTTGGACCGGAACAAAATCCAGCTATAAAAAGCTCACGAATGGCATCCCAGACACCACAACTCAAGACAGAGATAGAGCTGCATAGACACCCTAGGTACATACAAGAACTGGCTGCCTCGGTCACCATGTCTGCAACTGCATTCGTGAGCTCTCCAGCAAAAGAGAAGGGTGCCACCGACGACATCGCCGTCGACCTCTACCCATTCATCCGCGAGTACAAGGGCGGCCACGTCGAGCGTTTCCTCCGTAGCCCATTCGTGCCGGCGTCGGAGGACGCGGCGGGCAACCGTGGGGTGGCAACGAAGGATGTCGTCATCGACAAAAGGACTGGCGTGTCCGCACGCCTGTTTCTCACCTcccgtgccgccgccgcggccggcgaGAGGCTACCGGTCATCGTGTACATCCACGGCGGATCCTTCTGCACGGAGAGCGCGTTCTGCCGGACGTACAACAACTACGCCAAGTCCCTCGCCGCTCACACCGGGGCGCTCGTGGTGTCCGTGGAGTACCGTCTCGCGCCAGAGCATCCCATACCTGCGGCCTACGACGACGCATGGACCGCATTGCAGTGGGTGGCTTCCCTCTCCGATCCCTGGCTCGCCGACTACGCCGACCCTGAGCGCACATTCCTCGCCGGCGACAGCGCGGGTGGCAACATCGCCTACCACACAGCGGTGCGCGCCAGCCGCGACGGCCGCCTCATGGACATCGAGGGGCTAGTCATGGTGCACCCGTACTTCTGGGGGTCCGAGCGGCTGGCCTCCGAGACCGTCCGGGAGGACGGTGTCGCCATGTTTCCACCTGACCTGGTGGACAGGCTCTGGCCGTTCGTGACGGCAGGCCACGCCGGCAACGACGACCCCCGGATCAATCCCCCTGCGGAGGAGGTCGCGTCGCTAACATGCCGGCGCATGCTGGTAGCCGTCGCCGAGAAAGACAGCATGCGGGACCGTGGCCGCCAGTTGGCAGCCCACATGCACGACTGCGCGTGGTCCGGTGACGACGTGACGCTGGTGGAGTCGGAGGGCGAGGACCATGGCTTCCACCTATACAACCCGCTGCGTGCTACCAGCAAGAAGCTCATGGAGAGCATAGTGCAGTTCGTGAATCAGCGAAGCGCGTTGCTGCTGCCGGCCGCTATGCTCCCGGAGCTGCACGAGCTGCATGGATACGGGGGTAAGAAGACATCAGAAGAAGGTGAGACTGACTCTGATCAGCTAACTCTAAGCGTGCCTGCTAGGCCATACATAGACATATTTGGATATGGGATGGCCATGAAAGATTGGAGTGGCAGGAAATCTATGGCAAGTGGTTGTTCACAAATTGGACTGGGAAAAACATCCAACACTAGATATGGGCTATCTTTGGGCGGAGTGAGGCCTAACAAGACAAACAGACTCTCATTGCCAGCAGCAGCTCCAGTGAGTTCAATCATCAAGAACTTTTTCTAGTGGATGAAAGTCCATAATGAAGTGTTGGCAGATGACTGTGCAAATGTGtgattcgggtacctttatatataATACTCCCTTCAGCCATAAATAGACGTCTAAATCTGAATGTATCTACACACGAAatagcgtctagatacatccaaatttagataattctcagacatctatttatagacaaAGGTAGTAAGTGTAACAAGAAAGACAGTAAGTTATCTTTTTTATGTATGATGGAAATACTTATGTACAGCTTATGTATGATGTACAACTAATGTACTACTATCACTCTGTCAGTGTATTAATTTTCATATATATAATTCAGGAGGcttgctccagtacaacccccTCCCCAAACTCAACAAAACCCAACCGGTATTATTTAGGTCCATATCCAAGCCCAGATCCAAAACTCGGTATTCCCACGTATAGGCATACAGTCgccgcaagacagtccggcgGGCACCGCAAGACAGTCCGGTGCAGCAAGACTGTCCGGCGTAAACACCACAAGACAGTCCGGCGCCACAAGACAGTCCAACGCAAGCACCGTAAAACAGTCCGGTTAATCTCGTTCCCAACGCGATGGACAGTCCGGCCGAATTGCACCGGACTGTCCGGGGCGGACTATCCGACCGTTCGTCGCGCCGTCACGCCGCCGTCTAGCCTGCACGCCGCCCCAACCATACCGGTACGGACCTACGAGACATTGCTGAGACTCGTGTCGTCCAGCTTCGCCTCACAGTGCCTCGTGGCTGCCCATCACCACTTTGTTGCTCCTCCCGCCTGACGGCCACGACCGCCACCGCGCTGACGAATCGCCACCAATAATCCACGTACATACATAATTATACGTATGCGGTATACAATTTAGATGGATCATACGGGTTTTGTACAGGGCTACATATACCCGTTTAATATTAAACGAACGGGTATCAAGCGATCTCAGCCGTTCTTGTATttaagtttgctttgagtttaggggagggggttgtaccggagcaaaCGCGATAATTCAGACAATGTATCAGTCTATAGTATCTACTACTTACGAGGATCTCTCAGATCACTTCAGAAGctacaaagattttttttttcttttgccaaGAAGATACAGAATTGTTCTATTGCAAATTTTCCTAAGAGGTTCAGTATGGAGCCATAATATTAAAAAAACGTATCAACCAAAAGCCAATAGTTTCATTATTTGAGGAAAACCCTGGTTTACAAAGCATAGTCGCTTCACATGAACGAGGGCATGCACCTTGTAAACCATTTGAAGTCCTTTTTGAAGCAAATTAAATAATATCTGGATTCCTTATATATTTTGTATCCAAATAATGAGAACAGAAATATTTCACCATGTCTCTATTAGTCATTTTTAAGTTTCAGATCCGTTATACATCAAGACTATTCATTAATTAACCGTCACCAAAGTGTACAACAAAAGCAcccataaaaatgaaaaatagtTACACGGTATCTGCGAAAAAGTTCTACCAATGATATTCTTTCTAAATGAATGGTTGTCTATGAAGACATTTTTTTTGTGCTCTATGTCCTCAAGTTTTACCAGCCATGTTTCTAGCACATCATGCCCAACCCAAAAGGGAAAAATCAAAAGCCCAGTTTCCAGTCAGATTGAAGAAATTGCAATCAATTAAATTTTTCTTTAACAATCTAGTTTCAAGGTTATTTAAGGAAAAAATCTGCAAACACAGTGCAATATTTAGTGTACCGCAGTAAAATTGAAAAGTCAGACAATAAAATCTGCATCACGGATAATATTGGTGGGTAGTAGATACACAAAGCATATCAAGATAATCAACTTTGGTATCTCATCAGGAGTTACA contains the following coding sequences:
- the LOC124656444 gene encoding probable carboxylesterase 2, whose product is MSATAFVSSPAKEKGATDDIAVDLYPFIREYKGGHVERFLRSPFVPASEDAAGNRGVATKDVVIDKRTGVSARLFLTSRAAAAAGERLPVIVYIHGGSFCTESAFCRTYNNYAKSLAAHTGALVVSVEYRLAPEHPIPAAYDDAWTALQWVASLSDPWLADYADPERTFLAGDSAGGNIAYHTAVRASRDGRLMDIEGLVMVHPYFWGSERLASETVREDGVAMFPPDLVDRLWPFVTAGHAGNDDPRINPPAEEVASLTCRRMLVAVAEKDSMRDRGRQLAAHMHDCAWSGDDVTLVESEGEDHGFHLYNPLRATSKKLMESIVQFVNQRSALLLPAAMLPELHELHGYGGKKTSEEGETDSDQLTLSVPARPYIDIFGYGMAMKDWSGRKSMASGCSQIGLGKTSNTRYGLSLGGVRPNKTNRLSLPAAAPVSSIIKNFF